The DNA sequence CTGTAGGAGCTGCAATATTTGGACTTTTTAATAGACTATTAATACCTGTAGGCCTACATCATGTTTTAAACTCATTTTTCTGGTTCCAATTAGGAAGCTATAATGGAAAAACAGGAGATATAGCTAGATTTTTTGCAGGGGATCCAACAGCGGGACATTTTATGGCAGGATTTTTCCCAATAATGATGTTTGGATTACCAGCAATAGCTCTTGCTATTTACTTTGCAGCTAATAAGGAAAAAAGAAAGGCTGTAGGAGGAATGCTTTTATCATTAGCACTTACTTCTTTTTTAACAGGAGTTACTGAGCCAATTGAGTTTTTATTTATATTCTTATCACCAATGTTATTAGTTGCACATGCAATACTTACATCACTATCATTTTTTATAGTAGATAGTTTAGGTATATTACATGGATTTACATTCTCAGCGGGAGCTATAGATTATTTAATGAACTTTGGACTAGCGACAAATCCACTGACTTTATTATTAGTTGGCTTAGGAATGGGAGTATTGTATTTTATCGTATTTTATATATTAATAATAAAACTGAATTTACCCACACCTGGTAGAGAAGAAGATTGCGATGAGTTTGATCAAAATGGAGCACAAGTTAATGTAGGTGGAGATGAAGCTGTAGCAAAGAAATATATCGAGTTTTTAGGTGGATCAGAAAATATAGTTAAGGTAGAGAATTGTGCTACTCGATTAAGATTAGAATTATTAGATACAGATAGAATAAATGAAAAAGGATTAAAATCTATAGGAGCAAAAGGAATTGTTAAATTAAACAAAACAAGTGCTCAGGTTATAGTTGGAACAAATGTAGAATTTGTTGCAGATGGTATGAAAGTTTTTCTAAAATAAAAAAGAGTGTCTTATAGACACTCTTTTTTAATAGTACTCATTAAAATCACAATCTACACTAAATTCATTAGGGCTTAGAAGCCCACCAAAAGATATACATATGTTATTAATTTGTGATGCTAATCTTTTACTTATAATTATACTATATCCATCAAATTCAAATAATTGATCATCTTTCTGTAACTCATCCAGAGTTAAATGCACTCGGGCATCACATCAAAAGCTTATTGTTCTAATGAATATCCTGATGTATTTCTTACTTGATTCATTTTTAAGCAATTTATCAAGTTGAACCTTTGCTGAATTATAAATTTGTATATTCATTTTAAATCTCCTAGGTTAAATTTTAATTTACTTATACAATAATAAGGTAAATTAGATAAATTAACAAGATTTATTAAGCTAAGAAAGTGTATTTGTATTATTTAAACAATCATCACATATAAAGCCTTCATTGGGAAAATAATTTTTTTCATTATGAGGATAAGGGTTAAGACATCTACAACAAGTACTATGGTAATATTTAGGAACTGCATAAACTTCTATGCCGGGAATAGAATTAAAAGTATCTAATGTTTTAGATGCAGAAAAATAATCTTCATATATAGACTTAGCTTCTTCAACAGCTTTTCTTCTTAAATAACTATCATTCATAGCAAATACCTCCTATATAATTTTATATAATTAGTATTCCTATAATTTAGATTATGTATTAAGAAAAATTTGGAAGTTAATAGAAAAACTTTAACAATTATTGTATAATAGAAAAAATATATATTTTTAATGTATTACTTAAATCAAATTAAGAAAAATTTTAAAATTATAGCTTAGAACATATTAAATAAGTAATATATATGTTATGAAAAACCTAAAAGGAATAAAATAATTTATCTAATCATAAAATTACAAACATAAGTATAGCATTAAAATTAAAATATTTTTGCTATAAGAACAAATGTACGTAAATGACTATTTTTTAAGGATAAGCTTGTCTATCAAATAGGGATAATAGGCAGTTAATATTTGCAAATAATGCAAATACCACTTATAATAGACGATATGAATCTTGTAACCAGATAGATAAATACATAAAAATATATATTATTAAAAAGTTATGGGTGTGGATGTTTTAGTATATCAAACTGGATATTAGATTTTCAGTAAAATACAAAAAAGCTATTTAAAAATACTTATATTAAAAAAACATTCAAAAAAGTAAAAATATAAAGTGAATTTATGAAAACTTTTGTAAAAGTATGAAGGAAATTTAACTTATATATGTAATATTTATAAATATGCAATTATATTACATGATAACAAACCATATCAAAACTTAAGATGGGGGGCAATAACGAAAATATGAGTGACAAAACAGGAAAGAAAAGTAGCCTTGCAAAAAAAATAGCAATAGGTTTTTTAGTGTTATTTGGTTGTGGAGTTGCGGCTGTTAGTTTATTTATTATAGGAATACTAATAACTACTCCAGATATAGATCCACATAAAATGGTGTTTGCAGAAAATTCTATTATCTATGATGCAAACAAGAAGGTGACAGAAAAAATCAAAGGACCTTCTGAATCAAGATATGTGATTAAAAATATGAGTGAAATACCAAGTAACATGAAAAATGCTGTTCTTGCTATAGAAGACCACACTTTCTATGAACACCATGGTATAAATATAAAAAGAACTATGGGTGCATTTGTACAAAATTTTAAATCTGGGTATAAATCACAAGGTGCAAGTACTATTACTCAGCAGTTAGCAAAAAATATGTATTTAACTAATGAGAAAACTTATAAAAGAAAAATAAAAGAGTTATATTATGCACTTAAATTAGAGAAAGAATTAAGTAAGGATGAAATTTTATTAGCTTACTTAAATACACTATCTTTAGGACAAGGAACAAGAGGTGTAAAAGCTGCAGCTGCTAAATATTTTGACAAAGATGTATCACAGCTAGATTTAGCAGAATGTGCATTACTTGCAGGAATAACTAAATATCCTAGTAAATATTCAGCATATAAAACATCTAAATTAAATCTTAATGATGATCTTGATAATGCTCAAATTTTAATATACTCTCAAGATTATGTACCAACAGATGATGATCTTGAAATGTATAGAATCTTACATGAAAATGGAAAAGTAGATGATTTAACATATGATGCATTAAGAAAAGGTAGAAAAGTTATTTATCAAGCTAAGTTCAATGAAGAGTCTAAAAAAAGACAAGAAGTTGTATTATCAAGAATGTTAGAGCTTGGGTATATAACAAAAAGTCAATATGATGAAGCTATAAAAGAAGAAATTAAAATAAAATTAGGTGATAAAGCCGAAAATGAAAACTCATCATATTTTAACAGTTTAGTTAAAAAAGATGTTATGCAAGCTTTAGTTAAAGAAGGATATACTAAGGATGAGGCAGAAGACATGTTATATAATGGAGGACTTAGAATATATTCTACTATAGATTCTGCTACTCAAGATATAGTAGAGAAAGAATATGAAGATGATTCTAATTTCCCAGGAACATATACAGATGGACATGGAAATCTTCAACCTCAATCTGCAATGGTTATAATGGATAATAACAATGGTCAAATTAAAGCTATGATAGGAGGTCGTGGTATAGGAGGAGAAAGCCTTTATAATAGAGCTACAAATCCAAGACAACCAGGATCATCAATAAAGCCATTAGCTGTATATTTACCTTTAATGGAAAGAGTGGGAATGACTCCTCAGTCAAATCTTCCAGATCAACCTATAAAAAAATTAAATGGAAAAGATTGGCCTAGAAACTTTGCAGGAGTATATTATGGAACAGTAGGAATGAGTACAGCAGTTAAACATTCATACAATGCTTCTGTAGTTCAAGGGGCAGCTATGTTAGGTAAAAATGAATCTGAATCTATGGAAATAGTACTTAAAGCATTAAAAGATGTTGGAATAACTACAATAAATGACACAAAAGACAAATATTATCCTACTGTACTTGGAGGTATGGATAAAGGAGTTTCACCACTTGAGATGACTGCAGCATATGCAACTATTGCAAATGGTGGGGTTTATGTAGAACCTATGACATTTACAAAAATAGAATTATCAGATGGAAGTACTTTATTAGAAAATAAACCAAAGAAAAAAAGAGTATATTCTGAAAATACAGCATATTATATGACAAAAATGCTAGAAGGAGCAGTAAATGATGGTACAGGTAAAGCTGCTAGATTATCAGGTATGGCAGTTGCCGGGAAAACAGGAACAACAAGCAACAATAGAGATGCATGGTTCTGTGGATATACTCCATATTACACAGCATCTGTTTGGATAGGAAATGATAGAGCTAACTCTTTATCACAAGGAAGTAAAATCGCGGCTTCTTTATGGAGAGATATTATGGACCCAGTTCATAGTGGACTAGAAGGTAGACAATTTGATAAAACAGGTCCATTTGCTAATGTGGATGTAGGATATTCAGAAGGGGCAAGTTCAAGTCCAAAGCCGGTTGAACCACCGACAGAGGAACAACCACCAACTGATCCAAATCAGCCGGCAACTGATCCAAATCAGCCAACGCCACCGACTGATCCAAATCAGCCAGTAACTGATCCAAATCAGCCAACACCACCGACTGATCCAAATCAACCGAATCCAACGCCGACACCACCGGCACCGGATCCGACACCACCGGCACCAGATCCAAATCCAGTGCCGCCACCGACACCAACGCCACCGGCTGATCCAAATCAACAGGGAACACCATCTCCTGCAGCATAATTAATAAATAATAAAAGAGATATAGGATTAATCCTATATCTCTTTTTTAAACTTTAAATATAACTAGCATCATGTAGATAGCATAAGCTGCTATTAAAATAATACTTTCAAATTTATTAACATCTTTTTTTCTAATTGAAAACAAGTAAGTTACAATTGTTATTAAAATCATTATAGATATATCAAAAAACAAGCTTGGATCTACAGGTATAGGAGAAATTAATGATGATAAACCTAAGATGAATAAAATATTAAATACATTAGAACCAATAACATTTCCAAGTGCTATGTCACTTTCGCCTTTACTTGCAGCTATAACGGAGGTTACAAATTCTGGTAATGATGTTCCTATAGATACTATAGTAAGACCTATCATTTTTTCACTAACTCCAAATGTCATAGCTATATCAGATGCACAATCTACAACTAGCTTTCCGCCTAATATAATGCCTATAATACCAACAATAGACATTATAAGAGCTTTTGAAAGAGATATTTCACAAGTGCATGTATTACATGAAGAATTATCTTTAGATAATACTAAGTCATCATAATCAATTTTTGTTTCTTTTCTTGATTTAAGTGCAACTCCTAGCAAATAGTAAATAAATATTATGAAAAATAGTAAAAGTATTAAACCATCTCCGCTAGATAGAATTGAAATTGAACTCTTTTGAAATACAAAATCATTACAAAGTATAAATAAAACAATTGATGATAATAAAAGAAAAGGAAATTCTTTTAAAAGTATGGATTTTTTTACAGGTAAAGTTGATATAAAAGCAGACATACCTACAACGCATAACAGATTAAATATATTAGAACCAATAATATTTCCAAGTGCTATTCCATTTTGACCTTGAATAGAGGCTGTTATACTAACAGCAGCTTCAGGAGCACTAGTTCCAAAGGCAACTATAGTAAGACCTATAATCAATGGAGGTACCTTGAAATATTTGGCTATACTAGATGAGCCATCTACAAAATAATCAGCCCCTTTTACTAAAAATAAAAAGCCAAGCAATAAAAATAAGTAAACCATAAAAATATCTCCTTTTAAGTTTATTTATATAAATAAAAAAGACCTTCTAAATAAATAGAAAAAATTTCTACTCATTTAGAAGGTCTTGCTAACAAGATTAAACTCGCTAATTGACCGAGTGATATTTTAAACACTGATATGACGATCAATTAACACCAAAGTGTAAGCTACTCCCCTTCTAGGGATTTGTTTTTATAATTTAATTATATGTAATTTTTAGAAAAAGTCAACCAATTTATAACAATTTATTTCTAGACATTATAAATGTAAGAATTAAACACATTATACATGTTATTAAGATTACTATCCAAAATCCATTTACATGGTTAGAAAATGGCAATCCTTCTACGTTCATACCAAAGAAACCAGATACAATAGTAGGAATTGACATTATAAGTGTAATGGATGTAAGAAACTGCATAACAGTATTTTGATTATTACTTACTATGGCACTAAATGCATCCATGATTCTGCTTAATATATCTCCATAAATTGTAGCCATTTCAAGAGCTTGTTTATTTTCTATGATAACATCTTCAAGTAAATCTTCATCTTCTGAATATTTTTTTATAGATTCAGTCCTAAGCATTTTATTAAGAACTAATTCATTAGCCTTTAAAGAAGTAGAAAAATATATAAGTGATTTTTCTAACTCTAGAAGTTGCACTAGTTCTTTATTTTTCATTGATTTATAAATTTCTTTCTCTATGGCAATTGTCATTTTATTTATTCTTCTAAGATAATGTAAATAATAGCTTGCATTCTTATAAAGTACTTGAAGAATAAATCTAGTTTTTTTGAAAGTAAAAAAATTTTTAACATGTCCTACTATAAAGTCATTTAATATTTTAGTTTGAGCTGTACATATAGTAACTATTGTATTATCTAATAATATTATGCCTAGAGGAATAGTCGAATAATGTGCAGAAGACGCATCACTTTCATCGACAGGTATATCAATAAGTATCAATATATGATTATCTTCTATATCAATTCTTGAACGTTCCTCCTCATCAAGGGCAGCTCTAATACTCTCTATATCTATATTAAATTTAGTTGATATATCTAGGATTTCAGCTGTAGTAGGTTCAACTAAATTAATCCAACAACCATTTTCAAATGATTTTAGTTTTTCTAATTTAGAGTCGATAGTTTTATAGTATCTTATCATTTGATCACTCCTTTATTCAGTTTTAAAAGCAATCACTTAAGTATTATCTACATAATTGCTTAAACATATAATGAAATAAAGGAATTTAAGCAGTTATTAAGTTACCTTAAGCGATTTTAAAAATAAACATATCCGCAATGGAATACTGTCCATTTGTAATATCACTCCTTCTATTTTATTTAGTAAAAAAGACCACATCGGCATTACTGCTTAAGAGGTCACATAAACTTATAATACCATAAAATAAATGCCAATACAATAATATACTAAATCAAAGTTAAATAAAAAATATAACTAAAGTAATTAAGAAAATTTAATATATTTTTTATATAATTAACTTATAGTAATTTAAGGAGGAGTATTATGAGATATAGAGAATTTGGGTCAACAGGAGAAAAAATTTCTATACTAGGTTTTGGATGTATGAGATTTCCGCAAACAGATGGAAAAATTAATGAAGATGAAACGTTAAAAATGGTTAGATATGCAATAGATAATGGGGTTAACTATATAGATACTGCATATCCATATCATGGAGGAGAAAGTGAACTGGTTGTAGGAAGAATATTAAAGGATGGGTATAGAGAAAAAGTAAATTTAGCAACCAAACTGCCATCATGGAATATAAAAAGTAGAGAGGATATGGATAAATATCTAAATGAACAATTAAAAAAATTACAAACAGATTATATTGATTTTTATTTAGTTCATGCGTTAGATGAAGAACTATGGGATAATTTAGTTAAAAATGGAATCTTTGATTTTTTAGATGAAATAAAAAGAAATAAGAAAGTTAGATATGTAGGCTTTTCTTTCCATGATAAATATGATGTATTTGAAAAAATTATAGATGATTATGATTGGGATTTTACTCAGATACAATACAACTATATAGATGAAGAGTATCAAGCTGGAACCAAGGGACTTGAATATGCTTATAAAAAAGGGTTGGGCATAGTAATAATGGAACCTCTTAGAGGTGGAAAGCTAGTAAATAACTTATCTGATGATATTAAAAATATAATAAAATTTGCAAACACAAAAAAATCACCTACTAAATGGGCATTTAAGTTTTTATATAATAAAAGTGAAATAGGCATAGTACTTAGCGGTATGTCTACCATGGAACAAGTAATTGAAAATATAAAAATTTGTGATGAAGAGGGAGAAGCAAATTCTATGACTAAAGATGAAAAAAAAATAATAGATAATCTAGGAGAAAAGTTTAAATCAAAAATTAAAATAGATTGCACTGCTTGTAAATATTGTATTCCATGTCCAAGAGGAGTAAATATACCTGGATGTTTTGAGGCTCTTAATAATGCAAGTATGTTTGATGATGTTGAGTCAGTTAAAATTAACATGTATAAATTTATAGAAGAAAATGAAAGTGATGCATCTATGTGTATAGAGTGCGGAAAATGTGAAGCAATGTGCCCGCAGCATATAAATATAATAGACAAATTGAAAGAAGTTAAATATACATTTAAATAAGTTATAAACTTGAAAAAATTATTTTACTTTGATAATATATAAATTACGTTAAAACTTAAATTGACAGTTCGAAAGCCTCCTGTCTTTAAACAAAACTATGGTTAAGTCTTAAAATGTAATATTTTATATTATTATTTAGATTTTAAACCGTAGATTTTATTCTGCGGTTTTTTTTATTTTAAGACTTTAAGGAGAGAATAAATGACTAACAAAACAAAAAAATTAGTAATGACATCTTTAGTTGCAGCTATATATGCTGTCTTAACATTAGTATTAGGTGCTATAAGTTATGGTCCTATACAATTTAGAATAGCGGAAATTATGGTATTATTAGCTTTTATAAAAAAAGATTATATATGGGGACTTACTATAGGGTGCTTTTTAGCAAATGTGATAGGGCCATATGGGGCTCCTGATATAGTTTTTGGGACAACAGCTACATTTTTAAGTGTTTATGCTATATATTTAACTGGTAAAGTTATGAAAGGTAAAAAATATGCAATATTAATAGCATCGATTTGGCCAACACTTATAAATGCAGTTATAATAGGTTTTATGCTAAATATTTTCGTTGGAATGCCTTTGATTTTATCTATGATACAAGTTGGATTTGGAGAATTTGTTGTTATAACTATAATAGGTGTTCCATTGTATAAAATTATAGGAAAAAAATATATTAAATTATTAGAGAATGCATTTTAAAGCAAGTTAGAAAGGAAATATTATGTTTGTAGAAATTCTAATAGGCTCAACCATAGTTTTGGGAACTACATTATTTTTAAAAAATGAAACTGAAAAATTAGAAATAACAAAACATGAGGTAGAAAATAACAAGATACCAAAAGATTTTGATGGTTTTAAAATAATACAAATAAGTGATTTACACAATAAAAGTTTTGGGAAAAATAATGAAAAACTTTTGAAAAAAGTTGAAGATGAAAAGCCTGATATAGTAGTTATAACTGGAGATTTAGTTGAAGGTGACAATAATAAATATCATGTAGCCTTAAATTTAGTAGAAGAGTTAACAAAAAAATATGAGGTTTATTATATAGTAGGTAATCACGAACAAAAGTCGTTAATAAAGAAATACAAAGAAGAATACAAAGAGTACTTTAAGGAATTAGAAAAAAAACCTATTATAAATTTACATAATGATAAAGTTTGCTTGAATAAAGGAAACTCATGTATTAATTTATTTGGTTTTATAGTTCCACTAGATTACTATCCCTATTTCTTTAAAAACTATAAAAATAGGAAAAAAGATCTTGAAAAAAACTTAATTTGTGATTCTCTTGGAGAAATCGATAAAGAAAATTATAATATAATGCTTGCACATACACCATTTTTCTTTGAAGATTATGAACAATATGGAGTTGATTTAGTTTTATCGGGACATGTACATGGAGGAATAATAAGAATACCAGGTATAGGAGGGGTACTTTCTCCTAATAGAGAATTTTTCCCAAAGTATGATTTTGGGAAGTATGAAAAAAATAATACAACTATGCTTCTAAGTAAAGGGTTAGGGGGATCTAAAGTATTGATTAGATTTAACTGTAAACCTGAAATAGTAAGTATTGTACTAAAGTCAAAGTAACTTCATTTAAAAAAATGAAGTTACTTTTTTATAGAAAAAAACTATAATCAATTGGAAAACTATAGAAAATATCAATGTAAAAAAACGTAGAAATTTGATATAATTGATTATGAAATTAAGAAAATTATAAAAAATCATAAAAATGTTAAAGGGGAGAGATTAATGAAAAAAAATAAAAAGTTAAAAATGTTAGTTATGGGGTTGCTATTTGCTTTATCAATTACTAGCCTAGTGGGATGCTCATCAAATAAAGGAAATGATACATCAAGCAAATCTGAAAGTAGTTATAAAAATATAAATGCAAAAGAGACAGAAGATTTATTAGCTAGTGGAGATGATATAGCGGTTGTAGATGTTAGAAGCAAAGGGGAATATGATGAAGGGCATATAGATAGAGCTCAAAATATAGATTTTAATGACTTTGAAAACAATTTAACTATATTAGATGATTATAAAGAAAAGCCTGTATTACTTTATTGTAAAACAGGTAATAGAAGTGAAAAGGCAGCTAAAATTTTACAAAAGCATGGATTTAAAAAAGTTTACAATGCTACAGATGGTGTTGAAGAGCATGATTATAAATTAGTTAAGTAAAAATAACCTCCTAGACTGATAATATTTAGCTAGGAGGTTATATTATTATAAAAATAAAAAAGGAGAATTAATATGAAAAAAATTATTGCCTTGGTAATGACGTTAAGTCTAATCTTTATGGTTGGATGCAGTAGCAATAGTGCAAAAAACACAGAAGATATCTTAAACAAAGATCAAAAAGAAATTGAAAAGTCAGCTAAAGGAAGTACAGTTAACTTTTATGGATGGGGAGGAAACGAAGTACTTAATAAATGGTTTGATACATATGTTATACCTAATATGAAAGAAAAATATGATATTTCTGTTAAAAGAGTTGGAATGGATATAGATACGATAATGAATAAACTGTTATCTGAAAAGAAACTTCAAAATGATAATGGAAATATAGATGTATTTTGGTTAAATGGAGAAAACTTCAAATCTGCTAAAGATAATGATTTACTTTTTGGACCATTTACAAGTAAAATTGAAAATTATGAAAAATATGTAGATACAAAATCAAAAGATATAACTACTGATTTTGGTACTCCAGTTGATAATATGGAATCTCCTTGGGGTAAGGCAACTTTTACAGTATTTAAAAATGGAGAAAAAGTTGAAAATCAAATTACAGATACAAAAAGTTTAAAAGAAGCTATAATGAAAAATCCTGGGAAATTTACATATCCGGCACCACCAGATTTTACTGGAAGTGCATTTGTAAGAAATATTATATATGATACTGTAGGGTATGAAAAAGTAGCCAACTTACCTGAAGATGAAAAACAAGTCAAAGAAGCTATACAACCGGCAATTGACTATTTAAATGAAATTAAACCATATTTATGGAATAAAGGAAAGACATATCCATCAACTATAGCTCAATTAAATAATATGTATTCAGACAATGAAGTTTATTTTAGTATGAGTTATTCACCTAATGAGGTTAAAGGAAAAATTGATTCAGGTGAATTTAATAAAAATACTCAGTTTATAAATTTTGATAAAGGAAACATATCAAACACTCACTTTTTAGCAATACCTAAAAATGCAAAGAATAAAGCAGGATCTATGGTTTTAATAAATTACTTAACTAGTATAGATGCTCAAGCTTCTAAGAGTAATCCTAAAAACTGGGGAGATATGACTATATTAGATTTAAATAAAGTGCCATCTGAAGATAGAAGTAAATTCAAATCTTCAATAGATATTAAAAATCCTGTACCTGAAATTAAAGCTAGCTTAGTACCTATAATTGAAAAAATTTGGATTGAAGAGGTAGCCAATAGCAATGAGTAAGTTTAAACCTTACTTATATATAGCTCCTGTAGCTATATTATTAATAACTATAATAGGAATGGGGATTTTTACATGTATTTGTCAAAGTTTAGGATATTTTCCTCAAATAGGAATGACAGATATAACCTTAAGTTATTACAAAGAATTATTAAGTGATAAACAGTTTGTAGAATCAATTTATATAAGTTTAAGAACTGCTTTAATATCTTCTATTATATCTGTTTTAGTGGGCGTTATTTTAGCGTACTTTATTTCAAAAGAAAAGTTTTCTAAGTTTAGATATTTTTTGATAAATTTACCTATAATAGTTCCTCACATTGTAGTTATACTACTGACTTTTGCTATTTTTTCAAAATCAGGTATAATATCTAGGATATTATATAATCTAGATTTAATAAGTGATTCAAACCAATTTATAAGTTTAGTTAATGATAAATATGGAATAGGTATAATACTTGTTTATATTTATAAAGGGATACCTTTTATAGCGTTGACAACTTATAATATTTTAAAAAGTTTAGATAAAAACTTAGAAGATGTAGCTAGAAACTTAGGAGCAAATAATGTTCAAGCTTTTAAATTTATCATATTGCCACAAATTATTCCAAGTATTATATCTTCTTTTATAATAATTTTTGCATTTTCATTTGGTTCATTTGAAGTTCCTTATTTAATAGGTGCAACAAGTCCAAAAGCATTACCTGTAAATGCATACTTATACTATATAGGATCAGATTTAACTAAAAGACCTATTTCTATGGCTATGAATACAGTATTAGCAGGTATAAGTTTTATATTATTAATAATTTATGATACTATATTTAAAAAAATATATAAGTATAAATTGTAGGTGATAAAATGAGTAAAAAATTAAAAAAATTAATTGTTAATATTATTTTACTTACACTTATATTACCATTAGGAATTCTTTTTATATGGGCTATTACATCTTCATGGGTATATCCAAATTTAATTCCAAATGAATTTTCATTAAGGGGTTTTGAGTACATACTAAATGAAGAAAATATAAAAGTTTTATTAAATAGTATATTTATTTCAATAGTGGTAGTTATAATAACTTTAATAATTAGTATACCTGCGGCTAAAGCAATAGCATTATATGAATTTAAAGGGAAAAAATTTTTTGAATTATTGATATTATCACCAATAATAATTCCAATGATTTCAGTTGCTATGGGAATTCAATTAATTTTTATTAAGTTTGGGATAGCCAACACTTTAACCGGAGTTATTCTTATAAATATAATACCTTGTATACCTTATGGAGTAAGGATAATTGCTGATGTATATAAATTAATTGGGGCTAAATATGAGATA is a window from the Paraclostridium sordellii genome containing:
- a CDS encoding metallophosphoesterase, with the protein product MFVEILIGSTIVLGTTLFLKNETEKLEITKHEVENNKIPKDFDGFKIIQISDLHNKSFGKNNEKLLKKVEDEKPDIVVITGDLVEGDNNKYHVALNLVEELTKKYEVYYIVGNHEQKSLIKKYKEEYKEYFKELEKKPIINLHNDKVCLNKGNSCINLFGFIVPLDYYPYFFKNYKNRKKDLEKNLICDSLGEIDKENYNIMLAHTPFFFEDYEQYGVDLVLSGHVHGGIIRIPGIGGVLSPNREFFPKYDFGKYEKNNTTMLLSKGLGGSKVLIRFNCKPEIVSIVLKSK
- a CDS encoding rhodanese-like domain-containing protein, giving the protein MKKNKKLKMLVMGLLFALSITSLVGCSSNKGNDTSSKSESSYKNINAKETEDLLASGDDIAVVDVRSKGEYDEGHIDRAQNIDFNDFENNLTILDDYKEKPVLLYCKTGNRSEKAAKILQKHGFKKVYNATDGVEEHDYKLVK
- a CDS encoding ABC transporter substrate-binding protein, producing MKKIIALVMTLSLIFMVGCSSNSAKNTEDILNKDQKEIEKSAKGSTVNFYGWGGNEVLNKWFDTYVIPNMKEKYDISVKRVGMDIDTIMNKLLSEKKLQNDNGNIDVFWLNGENFKSAKDNDLLFGPFTSKIENYEKYVDTKSKDITTDFGTPVDNMESPWGKATFTVFKNGEKVENQITDTKSLKEAIMKNPGKFTYPAPPDFTGSAFVRNIIYDTVGYEKVANLPEDEKQVKEAIQPAIDYLNEIKPYLWNKGKTYPSTIAQLNNMYSDNEVYFSMSYSPNEVKGKIDSGEFNKNTQFINFDKGNISNTHFLAIPKNAKNKAGSMVLINYLTSIDAQASKSNPKNWGDMTILDLNKVPSEDRSKFKSSIDIKNPVPEIKASLVPIIEKIWIEEVANSNE
- a CDS encoding ABC transporter permease — encoded protein: MSKFKPYLYIAPVAILLITIIGMGIFTCICQSLGYFPQIGMTDITLSYYKELLSDKQFVESIYISLRTALISSIISVLVGVILAYFISKEKFSKFRYFLINLPIIVPHIVVILLTFAIFSKSGIISRILYNLDLISDSNQFISLVNDKYGIGIILVYIYKGIPFIALTTYNILKSLDKNLEDVARNLGANNVQAFKFIILPQIIPSIISSFIIIFAFSFGSFEVPYLIGATSPKALPVNAYLYYIGSDLTKRPISMAMNTVLAGISFILLIIYDTIFKKIYKYKL
- a CDS encoding ABC transporter permease, which translates into the protein MSKKLKKLIVNIILLTLILPLGILFIWAITSSWVYPNLIPNEFSLRGFEYILNEENIKVLLNSIFISIVVVIITLIISIPAAKAIALYEFKGKKFFELLILSPIIIPMISVAMGIQLIFIKFGIANTLTGVILINIIPCIPYGVRIIADVYKLIGAKYEIQASMLGAKKIDTLRYVTIPLILPGIIGASSMCFIISFSQYFLTLLIGGGSVITYPLLMFPYIQSGDRILASMYSIVFIIISLIVVMLMKKSLEKYYNKEN